One window of Triticum aestivum cultivar Chinese Spring unplaced genomic scaffold, IWGSC CS RefSeq v2.1 scaffold60258, whole genome shotgun sequence genomic DNA carries:
- the LOC123173684 gene encoding non-specific lipid-transfer protein 4.1 — translation MARGAATQLVLVAMVAAMLLVACDAAISCGQVTSALSPCISYARGNGANPPAACCSGVRSLAGAARSTADKQAACKCIKSAAGGLNAGKAAGIPSKCGVSVPYAISSSVDCSKIR, via the coding sequence ATGGCTCGCGGTGCAGCTACTCAGCTCGTGCTGGTCGCCATGGTGGCCGCTATGCTCCTCGTAGCCTGCGATGCGGCGATATCCTGCGGTCAGGTGACCTCTGCCTTGAGCCCCTGCATCTCCTATGCACGCGGCAACGGCGCCAACCCGCCTGCGGCCTGCTGCAGCGGCGTCAGGAGTCTGGCCGGTGCAGCCCGGAGCACCGCTGACAAGCAAGCAGCGTGCAAGTGCATCAAGAGCGCTGCTGGTGGGCTCAACGCTGGCAAGGCCGCCGGCATCCCTTCAAAGTGCGGCGTCAGCGTCCCCTACGCCATCAGCTCATCTGTGGACTGTTCTAAGATTCGTTGA